A stretch of DNA from Bacteroidota bacterium:
CTCCCATCGGAGTCCATTGGGCTTTCAGCGAAAAAGGAACAAGCAAGATGAGGATGAGTAAGATGCGTTTCATGGGTTCTCCTGAAATGAGATTATTCAGACCACTCCTATCGGACGAGCATGAGTTTCCTGGTGGCAGAAGAAGCCCCTGTCTGCATTCGGTACAGGTACACTCCGCTCGCAAGATCACGGGCATCGAAGTCAACTGCGTGCGTGCCCGGATTCATTTGTTGAGAGACGAGCGTGCGCACTTCCATTCCGAGCAGATCGTACAGCTTAAGCGACACGAACCCGGCTTGCGGGATGGAGAATTTGATGGTGGTGCTTGGATTGAAAGGATTAGGATAGTTCTGCATTAGCAAAAACCCTTTTGGAACCTCATCAGGATTCTCCCTGACATTCAACGGCGATGCGGACTGACTATCATAGAAGACCTTGCGAGTTGCTCCATCCAAACCAACCCAAATAACTCCGACATCTCCACCGACACTCGGATACTCGATGATTCTGGGGAGATAGTATCTTGATGACCACTGAGGCGGATGGTCGCTGATACGGCGGCGACCGCGCACGGTTGTGGGCGTAGTCTGTTCAAGATAAAGATACATAAGCCGATCGTTTGCCGTGGCGGCGCTATCGGCAACGTAGATGAAATCCACGCCATCAGAATAGTGGGCAGCATCAAACCAATACTCGCCGATACTCGTTCCAGCAAGAGTGAACGCGGGAGCAAAAGTCACACCGAGGTCCGTGCTCACGCGGCACCGGATGTTCGAGTCCTCGCCGATGAGCGGTTCCCGCTGTATGAAGAACCATACAACATTCCCCGACCGGACACATTGATGTTCCCGTCTCCTGTACGTCGTGTCCTCGTCAATAATCCTGTTATCAATGGTTTCAAGGAGACTGTTGTTTTCGCGCAAGCGCCGCAAGGCGATCATTGAGCGGGACGTATCAGTACTAACCGGACTGTAATAACTGACGAAGAGAGTATCCCGACGACCGAAGACAGTGTTGATGTATGCACGCGGATGGGCACCGTCTTGTGAAAATACTTGCGCGCCCCAAATGGCACCGTAGTCGGTACTGCGAAAAGTAAATATCTGGTTGGTCTCCGGATTGTGGACGAAGGCGTAGAAATTGCCGTTGGCCGATGCGACCACATCGAAATCTTGCATGGGGGGAACAACACCCGTAACGTTTCTGATAATCGCGGTCTCCACATTCCAGCAGTACAGGTCTCCACCGCTCAGAAAGAACAGGTAGAGCGAGTCATTGGCTCCCCGTATCATCTTGGTGTTGCTGACAAGGAGAGAAGGAGAAACAGACGATGCTGTTGACCACGTAACACCAAAATTGGTCGTACGGTAGGTGACGATCCCGCGGTTTGGAATAAGCCCTGTATCGGGGACGGCAATGAACGCGGTCCCATTTGCCCTTGCCGCACCAGACGAGCGACCAAGGGGCTCGCGTTGAGTTATTGCGAAATCACCCCCCCATCGCGGGCTTATTGGCGGCAGAAACTCATGCGGCTCTGGAACGACCTTGGGCTCAAGAGAAGATTCTTGTGAATGTGCTGATGCAACCAAGACAGAAATCAGGAGGAAATGGAGACAGTAGGAGAAACGCATCGACGAACCCGTAATGTTGGTTGGGAGATTCTTCCCGAGCTACTTCTATCTCATTTCAAGGAGCGCCGGGATGCCAGAAAAAATACACGACAAACGGCATCCTCACAATTACGCAAATGCGTGTATTGTGCGGCCGGTGAGTTTGCCACAATGACACAAAAAGAAAAAAGAGCTTGAGGTCTTTCGGGTTAGACTGGATTAGAGCAGGTTCTCTTTGAGGGCTTTGGCAACGGCACCGCTGCGGGAATGGACTTGAAGTTTCGTATAGATTCCCCGCATGTGCATGTCGATGGTGTGAAAGCTGAGAAAGAGCTTGTCGGCAATTTGTTTCTTTGAGAGGCCGTCAACGAGACACTGGAGAATCTCGCGCTCGCGTGCCGTCAGGCCATAGTTGCCTTTCGGGGCGGCAAGGCGGGAAAACATGTCTACTACTTTTGCTGCAATCTGCGCGTTCATCGGCGCCCCGCCGTTCAGGACTTCCTGCAGCGAAGTCATGATCCTGTCAGTCGACTCGCTTTTAAGCAGATAGCCGGAAGCGCCTGCGCATATCGCCCGAAAGATCATGTCGTTTTCATCGAAGACCGTGAGCATAACGACACGCGTTTCGGGGGAAATGGCCTTCACCCGCTGCACCCCCTCAATGCCGTTCATTCCCGGCAAACCGATGTCCATCAGTATAATATCGGGGAAGGCGGAACGATGCAATTCCTCAAGCGCCCCCTCGCACGAGGAGAACGCATGTTCAAATTGCAGCGCGGGTGTCTGGCGGACAAGCTCGGAGATGTTCTCCCGGTACGAGTCGTTGTCCTCCACGACCCACACGGTGAGCTGCGTGGTCTCGGGATTCGTCATCATAGCGTCAACATAGGCAACGAAGCCGACTGCGGCAATTACGCATTTACGTTATTCGTGTAGTGAGCGTGATTCTCGTCCCGCCGGCGGGAGTTGCTGCCACCGTGAATTGCGCCTTCAGGATATCCGCCCGCTCCTGCATGTTCCTCAACCCACTGCCATTGGTTGCCGAAGCAGGATTGAAGCCTTTCCCGTCATCCTCGATGGTGATGGCAAGATTGTCGCCTTCAACTGCAACGGCAATCGACACATTGCCGGCACGGGCATGCTTTGCGATGTTTGTCAGCGCCTCTTTGAAGATAAGATAGACATGCTGCCGCCATTCTAAATCCACCTTCCTGCCGACTGATTCATTCGGAAAACTGAGACTGTAGCGGCATCCCTCCAACAATGTCGCCGCCGTATCTTTCATCCGGAGAAACAGATCATCGATGGAATCGTTGCCGGGCTTGATCAGCCAGACGATGTCCTTCATGTCCTTGACGGTATCCAACGCAACAGAGGAAATTTCCGAAAGTTTTCTTTGTTCCTTTTCACCGAGTCCCCGCTGCCTCTTTAACAAGTCGCTTGCCATCGCAATACTGCTGAGGTTACTGCCGATTTCGTCATGCAGATCGCGGGCAATGCGTGAGCGGAGCCGCTCGATTTCGAGCAATCGTCGCACTCGTGCCCGAACAACCGTCGTGACAACCCCTCCTCCTGCCAACACGACGAGTGCAATGAACCACCACGTTGCCCAGAACGCAGGGTGTACGCGGATGTGAACCGCCAACTCATTATTGTTCCAGACACCGGTAATGTGCGATGCCTTCACCCGGAAAACATACTCCCCGGATGGAACGTACGCATAGTTCACGGAACGCCTTCCTCCCGCATGGATCCAATCCTTGTCGATTCCTTCCATCATATACGCATACCGGTTCTTTGACGGGTTGGAGTAATTGAGAGCGGCGAATTCGAACGAAAAGACATTTTCATCATGATTCATTTCGATCGATGTGACATCAGCGATATCCTTGTCAAAAACGGTTTTCTTTCCGAGTTTGTAGAAGTCTGTCATGACTAACGGGGGGATCGTAGGATTGTCACCGACCTGTGCCGGATGAAAGCGTGTTACACCGTTCGGTCCTCCAAAGAGAAACTCTCCGTTGCGCAAACGGCAAAAGGAGCGCCTGTTGAATTCGTCTCCGGCGATTCCGTCTTCGCGGGTAAAATTCCTGAACTTCCTTCCTTCAGGTTGATTGTCATCAAAAAGCACGAGCCCGTCATTGGTGCTGAGCCAGAGCCTCCGCAGATCATCCTCCAGTATGCCGTACACCCACGAATTCGGGAATCCCTCTTGTTCCAGATACCGTTTGCATATGCCGGTGTTGGGGTTGATCCTATTTAACCCGTTGCTGGTACCGACCCACAATGTTCCTGACGTATCACCGGGACTCTCCAGGACAGTCCAGACATTATCATTGCTCAGACTTGAAGGATTGCCGGGTTCGTGCCGGTATCGGAGAACAGTTTCTGTTCGGGGATCAAACCGGACAAGCCCTGATCCGACAGTTCCGAGCCAGACAAGGCCGGTGAGGTCTTCATAAACGGAGGCATACTCCAATTCCGGAATCCGGTAGGAGACAACGTTGGCAGGGTTGTCGCTGCGGAGCTTCAACAACTTGCCGCGGAGCGGAAGCCAGACTGACCCATCCCGGGCCTCACACATGGACTCAACCCCGTTTGCCACTCCATCGTTCATCAGAATGCCGCGAACGGATGTCATGAGCTTGGTTGTCGGATCGTAGATGTTGAGTCCGCCGTGGCTACCAATCCAGACCCTACCATCCCTTGTACACACGAGAGATCGGATATTGTCGTTTCTCAGACTGCGGGGAGTTTGCGGTTCGTACCTCAAGCTCGTGAAGGTACCGGCCTTGGGGCCGTGTGTGTGCAACACGGAGACTCCTGCCGAAAACGTGCCGAACCAAATGTCTCCGGTCCCATCCTCGACAATCGGAATGACAAAGCTGTCACCGAGGTTCCTGGATTTGTCCGGTGAACTGCGATAAACGGAAAACGCGGGGGAGAATCTATCGAAAAGGTCCAAGCCCCTGTATGTCCCCACCCAGAGCGAGCCTGAAGCATCCTCAAAGATTGTCGTAACCACATCATGGCTGAGACTTGTCGGGACCATCGGATCATGCCGAAACAGTTCCACGTTCCCCGTCCCCCGGCGCAATCGCGCCAACCCTTGGTACGTTGCTATCCAAAGGTCGCCCTGAGAGTCCTCCCTGAGCAATCGCACATCGAGATGAGCCGCGGAAGCAAAGACTCCATTCTCAATGCGAAGAAGTCCCGT
This window harbors:
- a CDS encoding T9SS type A sorting domain-containing protein, whose amino-acid sequence is MVASAHSQESSLEPKVVPEPHEFLPPISPRWGGDFAITQREPLGRSSGAARANGTAFIAVPDTGLIPNRGIVTYRTTNFGVTWSTASSVSPSLLVSNTKMIRGANDSLYLFFLSGGDLYCWNVETAIIRNVTGVVPPMQDFDVVASANGNFYAFVHNPETNQIFTFRSTDYGAIWGAQVFSQDGAHPRAYINTVFGRRDTLFVSYYSPVSTDTSRSMIALRRLRENNSLLETIDNRIIDEDTTYRRREHQCVRSGNVVWFFIQREPLIGEDSNIRCRVSTDLGVTFAPAFTLAGTSIGEYWFDAAHYSDGVDFIYVADSAATANDRLMYLYLEQTTPTTVRGRRRISDHPPQWSSRYYLPRIIEYPSVGGDVGVIWVGLDGATRKVFYDSQSASPLNVRENPDEVPKGFLLMQNYPNPFNPSTTIKFSIPQAGFVSLKLYDLLGMEVRTLVSQQMNPGTHAVDFDARDLASGVYLYRMQTGASSATRKLMLVR
- a CDS encoding ATP-binding protein, encoding MLFLSLVLVLLGGVAFGQQPAQLNFRHFRVEDGLSQGSINAILQDHKGFIWIGTHDGLNRFDGVEFKVFRHNPGNPRSLSSSWIVALFEDSNHVLWIKTEKGLDRFDRASESFMRLGGISHAGGMHTSKSGEPTTFWVPGSSLGLLDPVTGAVSEIHVSHAGETLKGPLQVLAEESNGHVWARDNSAVYKINLASRSVTESYNVGGRAVTAVEPSRYRKGVVWIGTLTGLLRIENGVFASAAHLDVRLLREDSQGDLWIATYQGLARLRRGTGNVELFRHDPMVPTSLSHDVVTTIFEDASGSLWVGTYRGLDLFDRFSPAFSVYRSSPDKSRNLGDSFVIPIVEDGTGDIWFGTFSAGVSVLHTHGPKAGTFTSLRYEPQTPRSLRNDNIRSLVCTRDGRVWIGSHGGLNIYDPTTKLMTSVRGILMNDGVANGVESMCEARDGSVWLPLRGKLLKLRSDNPANVVSYRIPELEYASVYEDLTGLVWLGTVGSGLVRFDPRTETVLRYRHEPGNPSSLSNDNVWTVLESPGDTSGTLWVGTSNGLNRINPNTGICKRYLEQEGFPNSWVYGILEDDLRRLWLSTNDGLVLFDDNQPEGRKFRNFTREDGIAGDEFNRRSFCRLRNGEFLFGGPNGVTRFHPAQVGDNPTIPPLVMTDFYKLGKKTVFDKDIADVTSIEMNHDENVFSFEFAALNYSNPSKNRYAYMMEGIDKDWIHAGGRRSVNYAYVPSGEYVFRVKASHITGVWNNNELAVHIRVHPAFWATWWFIALVVLAGGGVVTTVVRARVRRLLEIERLRSRIARDLHDEIGSNLSSIAMASDLLKRQRGLGEKEQRKLSEISSVALDTVKDMKDIVWLIKPGNDSIDDLFLRMKDTAATLLEGCRYSLSFPNESVGRKVDLEWRQHVYLIFKEALTNIAKHARAGNVSIAVAVEGDNLAITIEDDGKGFNPASATNGSGLRNMQERADILKAQFTVAATPAGGTRITLTTRIT
- a CDS encoding response regulator transcription factor — encoded protein: MMTNPETTQLTVWVVEDNDSYRENISELVRQTPALQFEHAFSSCEGALEELHRSAFPDIILMDIGLPGMNGIEGVQRVKAISPETRVVMLTVFDENDMIFRAICAGASGYLLKSESTDRIMTSLQEVLNGGAPMNAQIAAKVVDMFSRLAAPKGNYGLTAREREILQCLVDGLSKKQIADKLFLSFHTIDMHMRGIYTKLQVHSRSGAVAKALKENLL